The following coding sequences are from one Candidatus Paceibacterota bacterium window:
- a CDS encoding dioxygenase, whose protein sequence is MCATSSAERAQVKTPSRGRALPARPAIGAAAGAPGTTVDLMHSRVDLGDSVRVAIMVTPRRRGVFREQAREVLAALQAVLERQPETMVVTVLTVFLKNLRDQPAFEELLSDLFNSNAPVANFILQPPCNGAALALEAWAIGGDSVRVEHFGSRTLSVAYDGVRWIYCAGFKPTSASRGVYAQTLDVLEHTRAALAEAGSGFQHLVRTWFYLGGITRPEGKVGRYQELNRARSDYYRGVRFRCSSLAPAAAQGVYPASTGIGMGGRGLVMSCVALETPRDDIVLLPLENPRQTPAYAYDARYSSQSPKFSRAVALMLGDCLTTWVSGTASIVDSETCYPGDPEKQTEQTIDNIERLIAKENFSQHGLEGAGASLRDLAKIRVYLKRPEDLPRCRAICEQRFGGVPVIYAVADICRPDLLVEIEGVAFSRYSRAAAAPSVSIQPRRV, encoded by the coding sequence ATGTGTGCCACTTCATCGGCTGAGCGCGCGCAGGTTAAGACACCTTCGCGCGGTCGCGCTCTGCCTGCGCGACCGGCCATAGGCGCGGCCGCGGGCGCTCCGGGCACGACGGTGGACTTGATGCATTCGCGCGTAGATTTGGGCGATTCTGTGCGGGTGGCCATTATGGTTACTCCCCGGCGAAGAGGCGTATTTCGCGAGCAGGCCCGCGAGGTGCTGGCGGCGCTGCAAGCCGTGCTTGAGCGTCAGCCCGAGACAATGGTGGTCACCGTCCTGACGGTCTTCCTCAAGAACCTCCGCGACCAGCCGGCCTTCGAGGAACTTCTCTCCGACCTCTTCAACTCCAACGCGCCCGTAGCCAATTTCATTCTGCAACCGCCTTGCAACGGCGCTGCTTTGGCTCTTGAGGCCTGGGCAATCGGAGGTGATTCAGTCCGCGTCGAGCACTTCGGCTCACGCACGCTTTCGGTCGCCTACGACGGCGTGCGCTGGATCTACTGCGCCGGCTTCAAGCCGACCTCCGCATCCCGGGGAGTCTATGCGCAAACGCTCGATGTCCTGGAACACACCCGTGCCGCGCTGGCCGAAGCCGGCAGCGGTTTCCAACACCTAGTCCGCACGTGGTTCTACCTGGGCGGCATTACCAGGCCCGAGGGCAAGGTCGGGCGCTATCAGGAACTAAACCGTGCGCGGTCGGACTACTACCGCGGGGTTCGCTTTCGCTGCAGCTCGCTGGCCCCGGCGGCGGCGCAGGGCGTTTACCCGGCCAGCACCGGCATTGGCATGGGTGGCCGCGGACTCGTAATGAGCTGTGTTGCGCTGGAGACCCCGCGCGACGATATTGTGCTGCTCCCGCTGGAGAATCCCCGGCAAACCCCGGCTTACGCCTACGACGCGAGGTACTCATCGCAGAGCCCGAAATTCTCGCGCGCCGTTGCCCTAATGCTGGGGGACTGCCTCACCACCTGGGTTTCCGGTACCGCCAGCATCGTTGACTCCGAGACCTGCTACCCGGGCGACCCCGAAAAGCAAACCGAGCAGACGATTGACAACATCGAACGATTGATTGCGAAGGAGAACTTCAGTCAGCACGGTCTCGAAGGCGCCGGCGCCAGCCTTCGCGACTTGGCCAAGATCCGCGTCTATCTCAAGCGTCCCGAGGACCTGCCCAGATGCCGGGCCATCTGTGAGCAGCGCTTTGGTGGGGTGCCGGTCATTTACGCGGTGGCGGACATTTGCCGGCCCGATTTGCTGGTTGAGATTGAGGGGGTTGCCTTCTCCCGGTATTCACGCGCCGCGGCAGCACCCTCCGTGAGCATTCAGCCGCGTCGGGTTTAG
- a CDS encoding bifunctional fucokinase/fucose-1-phosphate guanylyltransferase, protein MPGTEVPLQYLLTLPPRMVLEFEALEGRRRPEWIAACDPPGQPLGSGGGTANLLAEAWRASAPTESFAAWLRQSRKLILHAGGLSRRLPAYAPVGKLLMPLPVFRWSRGQRLDQSLLDVQLPDYQRVLAHAGPRTAALVTSGDVLLRFTRDLPPFPEVDVLGLGMRVAPERAKDFGVFFSPRAHPTELAFFLQKPAATKIRELAEDYLCLIDTGMWLLSERAVEVLMERCGWETSRFAGGAPRRYELYAEFGLALGKTPTAREAAVNALTCAVVPLPEAEFYHFGTNGQMIESVSALQNLVLDETKVGRTGARQQPDQVTQNSRFDAALRRQGNHTLWVENSVVPSGWQLASQHVLTGVPENEWALSLPAGVCLDFVPIGKDQICVRAYGFNDAFQGPLGDASTRWFGRPPADWFAARGIRPEDGALDPQADLQSCALFPVLPEAKLDPRFIEWLFATAPQRETGFARRWCELPRLSAQQILDKVNVRRIYEQRSRLRQACLSPMLRNFRWSVFFRLDLEATARAFAAGAGALPELQLDDHDDPMQLVHDQMFRSAVLRHRGGPGWEKFEAGAFARLREMIVQETRLLPASPRRNVMEDQIVWARSPIRFDLAGGWTDTPPYCIEHGGKVLNVAADLNGQPPIQVFAKLSERPELVMRSIDLGVEERVRTYAELDTFSRPDSPFALAKAAFALAGFLPRFHAQGGCGSLEQQLREFGAGIEISLLAAVPKGSGLGTSSILAATVLAALGDLCGLDWDRNTLFTRTLALEQLLTTGGGWQDQAGAIFRGIKLIETSAGLAQRPAIGWLPHHLFDHDYANRSILLYYTGITRLAKNILAEIVRGLFLNSPSHLGIIADIGANADFASAAIQKCDYDLLLAAIRNSWTLNQRLDSGTNPPEVQQILDRVNDCLGAVKLLGAGGGGYLLLFGKDETAAGRIKQLLTQHPPNARARFVDFSLSTTGLQLTRS, encoded by the coding sequence ATGCCAGGCACCGAAGTTCCTTTGCAGTACCTGTTGACTCTCCCGCCACGCATGGTGCTGGAGTTCGAGGCATTGGAAGGCCGACGACGGCCCGAATGGATTGCAGCCTGCGATCCGCCCGGTCAGCCCTTGGGATCAGGGGGCGGCACGGCTAATCTCCTGGCGGAAGCCTGGCGCGCAAGCGCCCCCACCGAGTCGTTTGCCGCCTGGCTCCGCCAGAGCCGCAAGCTCATCCTGCATGCGGGTGGCCTGAGCCGGCGTCTGCCCGCCTACGCGCCCGTCGGCAAATTGCTCATGCCGCTCCCCGTGTTTCGCTGGTCGCGCGGCCAGCGACTGGACCAGTCGCTGCTCGATGTGCAATTGCCTGACTACCAGCGCGTCCTGGCCCATGCCGGGCCACGCACCGCCGCCCTGGTTACCAGCGGGGACGTGCTGCTGCGCTTCACTCGCGATCTGCCGCCCTTCCCTGAAGTGGATGTCCTCGGTCTTGGCATGAGAGTGGCGCCTGAGAGGGCGAAGGACTTCGGCGTGTTCTTTTCCCCGCGCGCTCATCCGACCGAACTGGCGTTCTTCCTGCAGAAGCCCGCCGCGACAAAGATTCGCGAGTTAGCAGAGGATTATCTCTGCTTGATTGACACTGGCATGTGGCTGTTGAGCGAGCGGGCGGTGGAGGTGCTGATGGAACGGTGCGGCTGGGAGACGAGCCGGTTCGCCGGCGGCGCACCGCGCCGCTACGAGCTCTACGCCGAGTTTGGCCTCGCCCTCGGCAAAACGCCCACGGCTCGCGAGGCAGCGGTTAATGCGCTGACTTGCGCCGTGGTGCCGCTGCCCGAAGCTGAGTTCTATCACTTCGGCACGAACGGCCAGATGATCGAGTCGGTCTCGGCCTTGCAGAACCTGGTCCTGGATGAAACCAAGGTCGGCCGGACGGGTGCGCGTCAGCAGCCGGACCAGGTGACCCAAAACTCACGCTTTGACGCCGCCTTGCGCCGACAGGGCAACCACACGCTATGGGTAGAGAACAGCGTGGTGCCGTCGGGCTGGCAGCTTGCCTCGCAGCACGTGCTCACCGGCGTGCCGGAAAACGAATGGGCCCTCAGCCTGCCGGCCGGCGTCTGCCTGGACTTCGTGCCGATCGGAAAGGACCAAATCTGCGTTCGCGCCTACGGCTTCAACGACGCCTTCCAGGGACCGCTCGGCGACGCCTCCACCCGCTGGTTTGGCCGCCCGCCCGCTGACTGGTTTGCTGCGCGTGGTATTCGGCCCGAAGACGGCGCCCTTGATCCGCAGGCCGATCTTCAATCCTGCGCGCTCTTTCCGGTTCTGCCGGAAGCCAAGCTCGATCCGCGGTTTATCGAGTGGCTGTTTGCAACCGCGCCCCAACGCGAGACTGGCTTCGCCCGTCGCTGGTGCGAGCTGCCCCGGCTTTCCGCGCAACAAATCCTCGACAAAGTCAACGTGCGCCGCATTTACGAGCAACGCTCCCGTCTGCGCCAGGCCTGCCTCTCGCCGATGCTCAGGAACTTTCGCTGGAGCGTGTTCTTCCGGCTCGACCTTGAAGCGACGGCGCGCGCCTTTGCCGCAGGCGCCGGCGCATTGCCCGAACTCCAGCTCGACGACCACGACGACCCGATGCAGTTGGTTCACGACCAGATGTTCCGCTCCGCTGTGCTGCGGCATCGCGGCGGGCCGGGCTGGGAGAAGTTTGAGGCGGGCGCGTTCGCCCGGTTGCGGGAGATGATTGTCCAGGAAACGCGGCTCCTGCCCGCCAGCCCGCGACGCAACGTCATGGAGGATCAGATCGTCTGGGCCCGCAGCCCGATCCGGTTCGATCTGGCCGGCGGCTGGACTGACACGCCGCCTTACTGCATCGAGCACGGCGGCAAAGTGCTCAACGTCGCCGCCGATCTCAACGGCCAGCCGCCCATCCAGGTCTTTGCCAAACTCTCCGAACGCCCCGAGCTGGTTATGCGCTCGATTGACCTCGGTGTCGAAGAGCGCGTGCGCACCTACGCTGAGCTGGACACGTTCTCCCGCCCCGACAGCCCATTCGCGCTGGCCAAAGCCGCTTTCGCGCTCGCCGGGTTTCTCCCCCGGTTCCACGCGCAAGGCGGGTGCGGCTCGCTGGAGCAGCAACTGCGCGAGTTCGGCGCCGGCATTGAAATCTCCCTCCTCGCTGCCGTGCCCAAAGGCTCGGGACTGGGCACCAGCAGCATCCTCGCGGCCACGGTGCTGGCCGCGCTGGGTGATTTGTGCGGGTTGGACTGGGATCGCAACACGCTGTTCACGCGCACACTGGCGCTGGAGCAGTTGCTCACCACCGGTGGCGGCTGGCAGGACCAGGCGGGCGCGATCTTCCGCGGCATCAAGCTCATCGAGACATCGGCTGGGTTGGCCCAGAGGCCCGCCATCGGCTGGCTGCCGCATCACCTTTTCGACCACGACTACGCCAACCGCTCGATCCTGCTCTATTACACGGGCATTACGCGCCTGGCCAAGAACATCCTCGCCGAGATTGTCCGCGGCCTCTTCCTTAACTCGCCCTCGCATCTGGGCATCATTGCCGACATCGGTGCCAATGCCGATTTCGCCAGCGCCGCGATCCAGAAGTGCGACTACGACCTGCTTCTGGCTGCCATTCGCAACAGTTGGACGTTGAACCAGCGCTTGGACTCCGGCACAAACCCGCCCGAGGTGCAGCAAATTCTCGATCGGGTCAACGACTGCCTGGGCGCCGTCAAGCTGCTTGGCGCCGGTGGCGGAGGGTATCTGCTATTGTTCGGCAAGGACGAAACTGCCGCGGGCCGGATCAAGCAACTGCTGACCCAGCATCCCCCCAACGCCCGCGCCCGCTTCGTGGACTTCAGCCTCTCGACTACCGGCCTGCAACTCACCCGAAGTTGA
- a CDS encoding DUF167 domain-containing protein, which produces MSTPPFLRAQPDGVLLSVKLQPRASANEIGEALGSELRIKVTAPPVDAAANEALLKVLALQLHCPRNRVDILRGHTSRHKVIKLYGMTPEAVAEKLGKT; this is translated from the coding sequence ATGAGCACGCCGCCGTTTCTTCGCGCCCAACCCGACGGGGTCCTGCTGTCGGTCAAGCTCCAGCCGCGGGCCTCCGCCAACGAAATCGGCGAAGCCCTCGGCAGCGAACTCCGCATCAAAGTCACCGCTCCGCCCGTTGACGCCGCCGCCAACGAAGCCCTGCTCAAGGTGCTGGCACTGCAATTGCACTGCCCGCGAAACCGGGTGGATATCCTCCGCGGCCACACCTCGCGCCATAAGGTGATCAAGCTCTACGGCATGACCCCGGAAGCGGTCGCCGAAAAGCTGGGCAAGACCTAG
- a CDS encoding sodium:calcium symporter, with protein sequence MRPFVTWMESTGALAPWCFLGLFVAASFLMIWRLEAMSESGVEGTVLGTLVMPYCSGMGNLIFAFVLGAKGGPGAEVLTNSLVNNVTNMTLIIGLPTMLWGMSVLPVARSARKKKPNTREHRINRLSLLLTLTAVLFFTGAVWALARNGTLDFGDGLVLVGLFLFWQCFHVFDVLKNNVRQNKSFSWMLPLDLAALAIGAYAIYLSTNWLVGWLSGIQTGFVSARHLGWLSGWLMVLPNALLAFYYARRGNPEVVYTSQVGDGHISIPLCIGIFALYHPIKVPPFFHTGVAILLGTAVVHFLFIATLGRLPRFMGWILTGTYAVFLYQGLGT encoded by the coding sequence TTGAGACCGTTCGTAACCTGGATGGAAAGCACGGGTGCCTTGGCGCCGTGGTGCTTTCTTGGCCTGTTCGTAGCCGCCTCCTTTCTCATGATCTGGCGGCTCGAGGCGATGAGCGAGAGCGGTGTCGAGGGCACGGTCCTCGGCACGCTTGTCATGCCCTACTGCTCGGGCATGGGCAACCTGATCTTCGCCTTCGTCCTCGGCGCCAAAGGCGGCCCCGGCGCGGAAGTGCTGACCAATTCCCTCGTCAACAACGTCACCAACATGACCCTGATCATTGGATTGCCCACGATGCTCTGGGGCATGAGCGTGCTTCCGGTCGCCAGGTCTGCCAGGAAAAAGAAGCCCAACACCAGGGAACACCGTATCAACCGGCTATCGCTCCTGCTCACCCTGACCGCTGTCCTGTTCTTCACCGGTGCGGTCTGGGCCCTGGCGCGCAACGGCACTCTTGATTTCGGGGACGGCCTGGTTCTCGTCGGGTTGTTCCTGTTCTGGCAGTGCTTCCACGTGTTCGACGTGCTCAAGAACAACGTCCGCCAGAACAAGTCCTTTAGCTGGATGCTGCCTCTCGACCTGGCCGCGCTGGCCATCGGCGCTTACGCGATCTACCTCAGCACCAATTGGCTGGTGGGCTGGTTGTCAGGCATCCAGACAGGTTTTGTCAGCGCCCGGCATCTGGGGTGGCTCAGCGGCTGGCTCATGGTCTTGCCCAACGCCCTACTCGCCTTCTACTACGCCCGGCGCGGCAATCCTGAAGTCGTCTACACCTCGCAGGTGGGCGACGGCCATATCAGCATTCCCCTGTGCATTGGCATCTTCGCCCTTTACCATCCCATTAAGGTGCCGCCGTTCTTCCACACAGGCGTGGCCATCCTCCTCGGAACCGCGGTGGTCCACTTCTTGTTCATAGCAACCCTTGGGCGGCTGCCTCGCTTTATGGGGTGGATCCTGACCGGCACTTACGCCGTCTTCCTCTACCAGGGACTGGGGACCTAA
- a CDS encoding HEAT repeat domain-containing protein, producing the protein MTTLPAVAGVEQTVTDLLPRLAAAKVEDRYDAQMELQALAANAARPGAESERAELAGVLTAKATDAAVPQPAQVWVVRQLEYIGAAESVAALAALLDGSDVELKECARRALEKNPDSTAGDRLRAALQRGGEVNWRIGLIQSLGERRDSRAVELISGELSGKETAPVAASALGKIADAQAVSALWRAYDRGVVGAADGLVMAGNRLLSDGVGDPSAQAVFKRLYLGGARQASARDPIAPVQVRAAALIGWAKADPHTARPYIEAALRLQQPELQLAAVSAATAAFEKAKVGPFLVPLLPGLPSTAKTYALRVLDASAEKEIIAAASDPDESVQLAALERLGQIGSAASIPVLFQTAVAGSASARRTAAGALASISDRNAGAAIGKLAGAGGSRSRAVAMEALAARNDKTAAPALLKYAGEPDPAVSAAACAALARLGTDSELDGLIQLVLAGRAAGAAPALQAVAGRTTDKAAAAQKLIAQAQAAAPTQLAPLLEVLAVLGEEEALGAVSSFVNSSKAEIKDAAIRALANWPDFAANKELLAVAADPNTTRTHNVLAVQAVARLVKAADREPPGARVEVALSALNAARRDEEKKLLLSALASVPDKKAADAIKPYLRDPQFQQEAGLAAMTLAEALRKPDRPAARDLARAVKDANLSDELNRKANALLNKN; encoded by the coding sequence ATGACCACGCTGCCAGCCGTTGCGGGCGTGGAGCAAACGGTCACCGACCTCCTGCCCAGGCTCGCCGCCGCCAAGGTGGAAGACCGCTATGACGCGCAAATGGAATTGCAGGCCTTGGCGGCCAATGCCGCCCGTCCCGGCGCGGAATCTGAGCGCGCCGAACTGGCCGGAGTCCTTACCGCTAAAGCCACCGACGCAGCAGTGCCTCAGCCGGCGCAGGTTTGGGTCGTGCGCCAGCTTGAGTATATCGGCGCGGCGGAATCGGTCGCAGCGCTGGCGGCATTGCTCGATGGTTCGGACGTGGAGTTGAAGGAATGTGCACGACGGGCTCTGGAGAAGAATCCTGACTCGACGGCGGGCGACCGCTTGCGCGCGGCGCTCCAGCGGGGCGGCGAGGTCAACTGGAGGATAGGACTCATTCAGTCGCTCGGGGAGCGCCGGGACAGCCGCGCGGTTGAGCTCATAAGCGGTGAACTGAGCGGCAAGGAGACCGCCCCTGTTGCAGCTTCCGCACTGGGAAAGATCGCCGACGCTCAAGCGGTGAGCGCGTTGTGGAGGGCCTACGACAGAGGCGTTGTCGGTGCCGCCGACGGATTGGTCATGGCCGGCAACCGCCTCCTCTCGGACGGCGTTGGCGATCCTTCGGCCCAGGCCGTCTTCAAGCGGCTTTATCTGGGCGGCGCCAGGCAGGCAAGCGCCAGGGATCCGATTGCGCCGGTTCAGGTGCGCGCGGCCGCTCTGATCGGCTGGGCCAAGGCCGATCCGCACACGGCCCGGCCCTATATCGAGGCGGCCCTGCGACTGCAGCAGCCGGAACTGCAGCTTGCGGCGGTATCCGCGGCCACAGCCGCTTTTGAAAAGGCTAAGGTCGGCCCCTTTCTTGTGCCTCTGTTGCCGGGACTTCCATCCACCGCCAAGACCTATGCGTTGCGGGTGCTCGACGCTTCCGCCGAGAAAGAGATCATCGCCGCCGCGAGCGACCCGGACGAATCGGTGCAGTTGGCCGCGCTCGAACGGCTCGGCCAGATTGGCAGTGCGGCCAGCATCCCGGTGCTGTTCCAGACCGCTGTCGCCGGTTCGGCCAGCGCGCGGAGGACAGCTGCGGGCGCGCTCGCGAGCATCTCCGACCGCAACGCCGGCGCGGCTATTGGCAAACTGGCCGGAGCAGGCGGCAGCCGGTCGCGCGCCGTGGCGATGGAGGCTTTGGCAGCAAGGAACGACAAGACGGCTGCGCCCGCGTTGCTGAAGTACGCAGGAGAACCCGACCCTGCGGTGAGCGCCGCGGCATGCGCCGCCCTGGCCAGGTTGGGAACCGACAGCGAACTGGATGGCTTGATTCAGCTTGTGCTGGCAGGCCGAGCAGCCGGCGCCGCGCCTGCCTTGCAGGCCGTTGCCGGCCGCACCACGGACAAGGCCGCCGCCGCTCAGAAGTTGATTGCCCAGGCACAAGCCGCCGCGCCGACACAGTTGGCTCCGCTCCTGGAGGTGCTCGCGGTGCTGGGCGAAGAAGAAGCTCTTGGCGCCGTCTCCAGTTTCGTGAACAGCAGCAAAGCAGAAATCAAAGATGCTGCGATTCGCGCCTTGGCTAACTGGCCGGATTTTGCCGCCAACAAGGAGCTTCTGGCAGTGGCTGCTGATCCCAACACGACGCGTACCCACAATGTGCTGGCCGTCCAGGCCGTCGCGCGGCTGGTAAAAGCGGCGGACAGAGAGCCGCCCGGGGCTCGCGTGGAGGTTGCGCTTTCCGCGCTGAATGCCGCCCGGCGCGACGAGGAGAAGAAGCTGCTGCTGTCTGCGCTTGCCTCGGTGCCAGACAAGAAGGCGGCGGACGCGATCAAACCCTATTTGCGCGATCCGCAGTTCCAGCAGGAAGCCGGCCTCGCCGCCATGACCCTGGCCGAGGCGTTGCGCAAACCCGACCGGCCGGCAGCCAGGGACCTGGCTCGGGCGGTGAAAGATGCCAACCTCTCCGACGAGCTAAACCGGAAAGCCAACGCGTTGTTGAACAAGAACTGA
- a CDS encoding fumarylacetoacetate hydrolase family protein — MNTMERPFSLICSCLVLLAAARITDAAEPARFLRFQKGERIAYGMLEGDQVRQLTGDMFGKWSKTRIRHPLKEVKVLTPTTPTQVLALAGNYRSHLGNEKVPPLFQIPQAFHKGPSCLIATGEPIVLPRDSTDVHYEAEMVVVIGKTCRKVPKEKALDHVFGVTPGNDVSERIWQNDKDRKDIQWWRAKGTDTFGPVGPWILTGVDYGNLKLTMRLNGQVVQEEKTDHLIHDVAALVSYISQYVTLYPGDLIFTGTPGKTSAMKPGDVAEVELEGAGILRNPVVAQ; from the coding sequence ATGAACACAATGGAAAGGCCATTCTCACTGATCTGCTCCTGCCTGGTCCTGCTCGCGGCAGCCAGGATCACTGATGCCGCCGAGCCGGCCCGGTTTCTCCGCTTTCAGAAAGGGGAGAGGATTGCATACGGCATGCTCGAGGGCGATCAGGTCCGGCAGCTTACGGGAGATATGTTCGGCAAATGGTCCAAGACCAGGATTCGCCACCCGCTGAAGGAGGTCAAAGTGCTCACGCCCACCACGCCCACGCAGGTTCTGGCGTTAGCCGGGAATTACAGGAGTCACCTGGGCAATGAGAAGGTTCCTCCGCTGTTCCAGATCCCGCAGGCCTTCCACAAAGGCCCCTCCTGCCTGATCGCCACTGGGGAGCCGATTGTCCTGCCCAGGGATTCCACAGACGTTCACTACGAAGCTGAGATGGTCGTTGTGATCGGGAAGACCTGCCGCAAGGTGCCCAAAGAGAAGGCGCTGGACCACGTCTTCGGCGTTACTCCGGGCAACGATGTGAGCGAGCGGATCTGGCAGAACGACAAGGATCGCAAGGATATCCAGTGGTGGCGGGCCAAGGGGACCGATACCTTCGGCCCGGTGGGCCCCTGGATCCTCACCGGGGTTGACTATGGCAATCTCAAGCTGACGATGCGCCTCAACGGCCAGGTCGTCCAGGAAGAGAAGACCGATCATCTCATTCACGACGTGGCCGCCCTTGTGAGCTACATCAGCCAGTATGTCACCCTGTATCCGGGCGACTTGATCTTCACCGGCACGCCGGGCAAGACCTCCGCGATGAAGCCCGGCGATGTCGCGGAAGTCGAGCTTGAAGGGGCCGGGATTCTGAGAAATCCGGTCGTTGCGCAGTGA
- a CDS encoding Gfo/Idh/MocA family oxidoreductase has product MLDAFDAMKSQPFTRRAFLKTAAAAGAAVAFPTIVPTSVFGRNAPNSRISMGLVGMGLMMGSHHHIMLGRAEAQVVAVCDVDRGRRERARTQTEKSYAAPKASGAYKGCDAYNDYERVMERADIDAVVVATPDHWHAMISVAAMRSGKDVYVQKPMTLTVQEGRLMSDVARQYGAILQVGSQQRSERAFRKACEIVRNGWIGKVHTIYTHIGEFPPAQTLPEEPIPDGFDYDRWLGPTPWYPYHKKRVEGNYGGGWRCFWEYGSRKNGDWGAHHFDIIQWALGMDDSGPVKFIPKGLEGAEYQSHVYADGTRVWKNHPVKSGQMIQFIGESGEVLVSRGDRLDTTPAELKNRPLAPGDIHLYESYDHEGNWLDCIKSRKPPICPAEIGHRTATICHLNGIAERLGRPIKWDPVKEEIIGDAAASRWLDRPRRTPYVI; this is encoded by the coding sequence ATGCTCGACGCGTTTGATGCAATGAAAAGCCAGCCTTTCACCCGCCGCGCATTCCTCAAGACCGCTGCCGCCGCAGGAGCGGCGGTCGCCTTTCCAACCATTGTCCCCACGAGCGTGTTCGGGCGGAACGCGCCCAATAGTCGCATCAGCATGGGATTGGTCGGCATGGGGCTGATGATGGGGTCGCACCATCACATCATGCTCGGGCGCGCAGAAGCGCAGGTGGTGGCAGTGTGCGACGTGGACCGCGGCCGGCGCGAGCGGGCCAGGACCCAAACCGAGAAGTCTTACGCGGCGCCAAAGGCCAGCGGCGCTTACAAGGGCTGCGACGCTTACAACGATTACGAGCGCGTTATGGAGCGCGCGGACATTGACGCCGTGGTCGTGGCCACGCCGGACCATTGGCACGCAATGATTTCGGTGGCGGCGATGCGGAGCGGCAAGGATGTTTATGTGCAGAAGCCCATGACGCTCACGGTCCAGGAGGGCCGCCTGATGAGCGACGTCGCCCGGCAATACGGGGCGATATTACAGGTGGGTTCCCAGCAGCGTTCCGAGCGCGCTTTTCGCAAGGCGTGTGAGATCGTCCGCAACGGCTGGATCGGCAAGGTCCACACCATCTACACGCACATAGGTGAATTCCCGCCCGCCCAGACGCTGCCGGAGGAGCCCATCCCCGACGGCTTCGACTATGACCGATGGCTGGGGCCGACGCCCTGGTATCCCTACCACAAGAAGCGGGTCGAGGGCAATTACGGTGGCGGCTGGCGCTGCTTCTGGGAATACGGCTCACGCAAGAACGGCGATTGGGGCGCGCACCACTTCGACATTATTCAATGGGCGCTCGGCATGGACGATTCCGGTCCGGTTAAGTTCATCCCCAAAGGACTCGAGGGCGCCGAGTATCAATCCCACGTTTACGCTGACGGCACGCGGGTCTGGAAGAACCATCCGGTGAAGAGCGGTCAGATGATCCAGTTCATCGGCGAGTCGGGCGAGGTGCTGGTCAGCCGTGGCGACCGACTGGACACAACCCCCGCCGAGCTAAAGAACCGGCCACTGGCTCCCGGCGACATTCACCTCTACGAATCATACGATCACGAGGGAAACTGGCTGGATTGTATTAAGAGCCGCAAGCCACCCATCTGCCCGGCTGAGATCGGGCATCGCACCGCAACTATCTGCCACCTGAACGGCATCGCCGAACGGCTCGGCCGGCCTATCAAGTGGGACCCGGTGAAGGAGGAAATCATAGGTGACGCCGCAGCCAGCCGCTGGCTGGATCGCCCGCGTCGCACCCCATACGTAATATGA